In Porites lutea chromosome 7, jaPorLute2.1, whole genome shotgun sequence, a single window of DNA contains:
- the LOC140943982 gene encoding melatonin receptor type 1B-like — protein MKSPEAQLQQMMEQLKARSKTEVILESGFFALILSILFVGNFTTLLIMILNRHMRTIPNMLVASLAVSDFGLGALCSGPLGLLAISTSDWPFNDATCQYQGYIAITMAVASTQTLTIMAVNRYFRIVNQRKYRRFFTKKKTTIIIIVSWLYSLFTPLPYVLSGHKMIFHPSKFFCYLQVNSGPFTAFLVTVNVGIPSNVIFYCYLKIFKSVGNHSNNFQSSRHGTSRAVKVKDIKIARTLFAIVIFFTLCWTPVLLIDVVDTIRGRWSFPREAYLAYSFLITISSALNPVIYGVMNKNFQKEYLKILRCSHCRTQVAVEPFLVEGRSRTTTFSENSLRVRKKENLNEERM, from the coding sequence atgaaatcccCAGAAGCCCAACTTCAACAAATGATGGAACAGCTCAAGGCAAGAAGTAAAACAGAAGTGATCCTTGAATCAGGATTTTTTGCTCTCATTCTCTCCATTTTATTTGTTGGAAATTTCACAACACTCCTGATCATGATTCTGAACCGTCACATGCGAACAATTCCAAATATGCTTGTTGCATCGCTCGCTGTTTCAGACTTTGGCTTGGGAGCTCTCTGTTCTGGTCCTTTGGGTCTTTTAGCGATATCAACATCCGACTGGCCTTTTAACGATGCAACTTGTCAATACCAAGGGTACATAGCCATAACCATGGCCGTTGCCTCCACACAAACGCTGACCATCATGGCAGTGAACAGGTACTTCCGAATTGTGAATCAACGTAAGTACCGTCGCTTTTtcactaagaaaaaaactacGATCATAATCATAGTATCTTGGCTCTATTCCCTGTTTACTCCTTTGCCTTACGTACTCAGCGGGCATAAAATGATCTTTCATCCATCCAAGTTTTTCTGCTACCTTCAAGTCAATAGTGGGCCATTCACGGCGTTCTTGGTGACTGTCAACGTGGGTATTCCATCCAATGTCATCTTTTATTGCTACCTAAAAATCTTTAAATCTGTTGGCAACCACAGCAATAATTTTCAGTCAAGTAGACATGGAACCAGCAGGGCTGTAAAAGTGAAAGATATCAAGATTGCTCGCACGCTATTTGCGATAGTAATATTCTTTACTCTGTGTTGGACCCCTGTTTTGTTGATAGACGTCGTGGACACAATAAGAGGACGTTGGAGCTTTCCTCGCGAGGCCTACTTAGCATACAGCTTTTTGATCACAATAAGCAGTGCTCTGAATCCGGTCATATACGGTGTAATGAATAAGAACTTTCAGAAGGAATATCTCAAGATTTTACGCTGCAGCCACTGCCGTACACAAGTGGCCGTAGAACCTTTCTTAGTGGAGGGAAGATCTAGAACAACAACATTCAGTGAAAATTCCCTAAGAGTtcgcaaaaaggaaaatttgaacgAAGAAAGAATGTAA